The following coding sequences are from one Sphaeramia orbicularis chromosome 11, fSphaOr1.1, whole genome shotgun sequence window:
- the LOC115428581 gene encoding basic salivary proline-rich protein 3, translated as MEEEMVMAAAEQEDAPNNEGESSAEMPENSPMKRGRGRPKGSKQQQVSVPDGNDGEEVSGISNGESTTPQRGRGRPRLSDKRNAEQQVDGENSVQTPKAGRGRPKGSGKSTRNEDGTPKKRGRPKGSLNKSTLEKVAAGDLPNGGSDTPKRGRGRPKGSTSKRKSESISDDDDDDEGSSVTPRKRGRPKGSPNKKPRLDKDGSSEEDVESNGKLNSVKRGRGRPKKSSVSNGISKAGRRGRPKKSAKLVSGKREAVTHSGKRGRGRPKGSLNKKSPSVKVHSDKGGRPRRPHVPPARLEAVIPAKTGKRGRPRKQPGKRGRPRKYPVPSAEELKKPRVWKPLGRPRKYPRADPPEGALEAPRRSRGRPRKSDSKKGAHFRKSLSPSSLTADGTPRKRGRPPSASKVQDGVPRKRGRPKGSVNKNKTSNEIQRLRESPVKNDSSDGDEDDKAEQVEEEQASDGDKTEEMLMDQDDGFDISNQA; from the coding sequence ATGGAAGAAGAAATGGTCATGGCTGCAGCAGAGCAAGAAGATGCTCCAAACAATGAAGGAGAGTCCAGTGCAGAAATGCCTGAGAACAGTCCCATGAAAAGGGGACGGGGGAGACCGAAAGGCTCGAAACAGCAGCAGGTTTCTGTTCCTGACGGTAACGATGGAGAGGAGGTCTCAGGCATATCCAACGGTGAGTCCACCACGCCTCAGAGAGGGAGAGGGCGCCCGAGACTCTCAGATAAGAGAAACGCAGAGCAACAAGTAGATGGTGAAAATTCTGTGCAAACTCCAAAAGCAGGGAGAGGAAGGCCTAAAGGGTCAGGGAAAAGTACCAGGAATGAAGACGGCACCCCGAAGAAAAGAGGCCGGCCCAAAGGGTCTCTAAACAAAAGCACCCTTGAGAAGGTTGCAGCAGGAGATTTACCAAATGGTGGATCTGATACACCGAAAAGAGGAAGAGGACGTCCGAAAGGGTCCACGAGCAAACGCAAGTCAGAGAGTataagtgatgatgatgatgatgatgaaggcagttCTGTAACACCTCGCAAAAGGGGTCGACCAAAGGGCTCTCCCAATAAGAAACCCAGGCTGGACAAAGACGGCAGCAGCGAGGAGGATGTGGAATCGAATGGAAAACTAAACTCGGTAAAACGAGGGCGAGGCCGCCCGAAAAAGTCGAGTGTGTCAAATGGAATCTCAAAAGCAGGTCGGAGGGGGAGGCCAAAAAAAAGTGCTAAACTGGTGAGTGGAAAACGAGAGGCGGTTACCCATTCTGGGAAGAGGGGGAGGGGTCGACCTAAAGGCTCATTAAATAAGAAATCCCCTTCGGTTAAGGTGCACAGCGATAAGGGCGGCCGTCCACGGAGACCACATGTCCCACCTGCAAGACTGGAAGCAGTCATTCCAGCCAAAACTGGGAAGCGTGGTCGACCGAGGAAACAACCAGGCAAAAGGGGAAGGCCGAGGAAGTATCCTGTGCCGTCGGCGGAGGAGCTGAAGAAGCCCAGAGTGTGGAAGCCGCTGGGGAGGCCGAGGAAATACCCACGGGCCGACCCTCCAGAGGGAGCGCTCGAAGCCCCTCGCCGAAGCCGCGGCCGACCTCGAAAGTCCGACTCCAAGAAAGGGGCTCATTTCCGAAAGAGTCTGTCTCCATCCTCCCTGACCGCTGACGGAACCCCGAGGAAAAGGGGCCGTCCTCCAAGCGCTTCAAAAGTCCAGGATGGCGTCCCACGGAAAAGAGGCCGACCGAAAGGCTCcgtcaacaaaaacaaaaccagcaATGAGATTCAACGCCTCCGGGAGTCGCCTGTAAAGAACGACTCCTCTGACGGTGACGAGGATGATAAAGCGGAGCAGGTGGAGGAGGAGCAAGCCTCAGACGGAGACAAAACAGAGGAAATGCTCATGGATCAAGACGACGGCTTCGACATCAGTAACCAGGCTTAA